In Streptomyces chartreusis NRRL 3882, the following are encoded in one genomic region:
- a CDS encoding MFS transporter yields MPSGLVALALGGFGIGLTEFLIAGLLPQVASSFAVSEAAAGWLISGYALSVAVGAIALTAATARLPRKPVLVGLVALFVLGNLLSAIAPNYPVMLLGRIVAALCHGSFFGIGSLVARSLVAPQKKSQAVAVMFAGLTVANVLGVPFGALVGERWGWRAAFWAVTAIGVLALAGIAALVPAWAGRVHPATGTEPVPGGPAATAGGPDPVPPGGLRAQVRAFRSWQVWLTLAATALSYGGMFGAFSYIAYTFTEVSGFASADVAWLLMVYGVGLVVGNLVGGRAADRDRDRALVLALLALTLTLALFGLLAGSATASVVLVFVMGVTGFASVPGMITRVTDFAHGAALAASANVSASNVGNALGAWLGGLAITAGLGYTSPLYVGAGIALLSTVVMVIAARHARNTK; encoded by the coding sequence ATGCCGAGTGGTCTTGTCGCGCTGGCGCTCGGCGGGTTCGGCATCGGTCTGACCGAGTTCCTCATCGCCGGGCTGCTGCCGCAGGTGGCGTCGAGTTTCGCGGTGTCCGAGGCGGCTGCGGGCTGGCTGATCTCCGGGTACGCGTTGAGTGTCGCGGTGGGAGCGATCGCGCTGACCGCGGCGACGGCACGGCTGCCGCGCAAGCCGGTCCTGGTCGGCCTGGTGGCGTTGTTCGTGCTGGGCAACCTGCTCTCCGCCATCGCCCCGAACTACCCGGTGATGCTGCTCGGGCGGATCGTCGCGGCGTTGTGCCACGGTTCGTTCTTCGGCATCGGCTCGCTGGTCGCGCGCAGTCTGGTCGCGCCGCAGAAGAAGTCCCAGGCCGTGGCGGTGATGTTCGCCGGGCTGACGGTCGCGAACGTGCTGGGCGTGCCGTTCGGGGCGCTGGTCGGTGAGCGCTGGGGCTGGCGGGCGGCGTTCTGGGCGGTCACCGCGATCGGCGTGCTGGCGCTGGCGGGGATCGCCGCGCTGGTGCCGGCGTGGGCGGGCCGGGTGCATCCGGCCACCGGGACGGAACCGGTCCCGGGCGGGCCGGCGGCGACTGCCGGCGGGCCGGACCCGGTCCCGCCCGGCGGCCTGCGGGCGCAGGTGCGGGCCTTCCGGTCCTGGCAGGTCTGGCTGACGCTGGCGGCCACCGCGCTCAGCTACGGCGGGATGTTCGGTGCGTTCAGCTACATCGCCTACACGTTCACCGAGGTCAGCGGCTTCGCCTCGGCGGACGTCGCCTGGCTGCTGATGGTCTACGGCGTCGGACTGGTCGTCGGCAACCTGGTCGGCGGGCGGGCGGCCGACCGCGACCGTGACCGTGCCCTGGTCCTCGCCCTGCTCGCACTCACCCTCACCCTGGCCCTGTTCGGGTTGCTGGCCGGCAGCGCGACCGCCTCGGTCGTCCTGGTGTTCGTGATGGGGGTGACCGGGTTCGCCAGCGTGCCCGGGATGATCACGCGTGTCACCGACTTCGCGCACGGAGCGGCACTGGCGGCCAGCGCCAACGTGTCCGCGTCCAACGTCGGCAACGCCCTCGGCGCCTGGCTCGGAGGCCTCGCCATCACCGCGGGCCTGGGCTACACCTCACCGCTCTACGTCGGCGCCGGCATCGCCCTGCTGTCCACGGTCGTCATGGTCATCGCAGCCCGGCATGCGAGGAATACCAAGTAA
- a CDS encoding DUF2254 domain-containing protein, which yields MSDWMVTQRPNAGRRPRALSPLREHLRDTFWFAPTAAMVSVFVVWVGARALDTAVVEALQDDRDYDTLDELLRFAEDAKAVVSTVSSAMMTFIGVVFSISLVAVQMASGQFTPRVVRLFVRSRITKATFAVFLATFVLTLLVLTSFDTTDDPRAVTTVPLVQSVLTLCMVALSLLLFVLYVNTTLRLMRISHVITRIAAESFRVATSMPVPAGGPDAARLGAATAWVPHEGRAGVLRDVNIARLVRVARKHGVVLRLIPRIGDFVVPGTPVLAVHGGPAPSRRALRYTISVGVERTYHQDLGFGLRQLSDIALRALSPAINDPTTAVQALDRIVQFLAALGRRPLDAALHRDRRGAVRLVQPVPGWTQLVDLGFTEVRGCATGSPQVSRRMLAGLDDLLMLVPPERREPLLRHRELLRQAVDRSGPAPADRAFALRPDRQGIG from the coding sequence ATGAGTGACTGGATGGTTACGCAGAGACCCAACGCGGGGCGCCGCCCCCGTGCGCTGTCGCCGCTCAGGGAGCATCTGCGGGACACGTTCTGGTTCGCCCCGACCGCGGCGATGGTGAGCGTCTTCGTGGTCTGGGTGGGGGCCCGGGCGCTGGACACGGCCGTCGTCGAAGCGCTCCAGGACGACCGCGACTACGACACGCTCGACGAGCTGCTGCGGTTCGCGGAGGACGCGAAGGCCGTGGTGAGCACGGTCAGCTCGGCGATGATGACCTTCATCGGCGTGGTCTTCAGCATCTCGCTGGTGGCCGTGCAGATGGCGAGCGGGCAGTTCACCCCGCGCGTGGTACGGCTCTTCGTCCGGAGCCGGATCACCAAGGCGACCTTCGCGGTCTTCCTGGCGACCTTCGTGCTGACCCTGCTGGTGCTGACCTCCTTCGACACCACCGACGACCCGCGTGCCGTCACCACGGTTCCGCTGGTGCAGTCGGTCCTCACCCTCTGCATGGTCGCGCTGAGCCTGTTGCTCTTCGTGCTGTACGTGAACACCACCTTGCGGCTGATGCGGATCAGCCATGTGATCACGCGGATCGCCGCGGAGTCGTTCCGGGTGGCCACCTCGATGCCCGTGCCGGCGGGCGGGCCGGACGCCGCCCGTCTCGGTGCCGCGACCGCGTGGGTGCCGCACGAGGGCCGGGCGGGGGTGCTGCGGGACGTGAACATCGCGCGACTGGTGCGGGTGGCGCGCAAGCACGGGGTCGTGCTGCGGCTGATCCCGCGGATCGGCGACTTCGTGGTGCCCGGCACTCCCGTGCTGGCCGTGCACGGCGGGCCGGCCCCGTCGCGCAGGGCCCTGCGCTACACGATCTCGGTGGGGGTGGAGCGGACCTACCACCAGGATCTCGGCTTCGGACTGCGCCAGTTGTCCGACATCGCGCTGCGCGCCCTGTCACCCGCGATCAACGATCCGACGACCGCCGTCCAGGCGCTGGACCGCATCGTCCAGTTCCTGGCCGCGCTCGGCCGGCGACCGCTCGACGCCGCCCTGCACCGGGACCGGCGCGGGGCGGTACGGCTGGTGCAGCCCGTGCCGGGGTGGACCCAGCTGGTGGATCTCGGGTTCACCGAGGTACGGGGGTGCGCCACCGGGAGCCCGCAGGTCTCGCGGCGCATGCTGGCCGGGCTGGACGACCTGCTCATGCTCGTGCCGCCGGAACGGCGGGAGCCGCTGCTCCGCCATCGCGAGCTGCTCCGGCAGGCGGTGGACCGGTCCGGGCCGGCCCCCGCGGACCGGGCGTTCGCCCTGCGCCCGGACCGGCAGGGCATCGGCTGA